In the Juglans microcarpa x Juglans regia isolate MS1-56 chromosome 6D, Jm3101_v1.0, whole genome shotgun sequence genome, one interval contains:
- the LOC121234109 gene encoding zinc finger protein 10: MAAELGLLSLTQLQRLAQSQHQHYQLNPSLTRPSAGSWMWNPKQASEEDDSWEVRAFAEDTGNASGTTWPPRSYTCTFCRREFRSAQALGGHMNVHRRDRVRLNQPQPNSNNPTSSSSSTTSSFIIPSTQEYYSSNGGLCRLYQSPNPNGAFTSRVSVNASHFESPSTLLSISVPSPPNNLMPPCSPSISYPSGSPGTNSPRFYSSKAKETSPTTDNVNDQDLDLELRLGQRPMSS; this comes from the coding sequence ATGGCTGCAGAACTTGGCCTTCTCTCCTTGACCCAGCTCCAAAGATTGGCTCAGTCCCAACATCAGCACTATCAACTAAACCCTAGCTTGACCCGGCCGTCTGCCGGTTCGTGGATGTGGAACCCTAAGCAAGCCAGCGAGGAAGATGATTCATGGGAGGTAAGAGCCTTTGCGGAAGACACTGGAAATGCCTCGGGCACCACTTGGCCACCGAGGTCTTACACTTGCACCTTTTGCAGAAGGGAGTTCCGATCAGCCCAAGCTCTCGGCGGCCATATGAATGTGCACCGCCGAGATCGTGTCCGGCTCAACCAACCGCAGCCTAATTCCAACAATCCCACCTCCTCATCTTCTTCGACTACTTCTTCATTTATAATCCCAAGTACTCAAGAATATTATTCCAGCAATGGTGGACTGTGCCGGCTCTACCAATCGCCAAACCCTAATGGTGCCTTTACTTCAAGAGTATCAGTAAATGCATCTCATTTTGAGTCACCTTCCACCCTTCTCTCGATTTCAGTACCCTCTCCACCTAACAACTTGATGCCTCCTTGCTCTCCCTCAATTAGTTACCCATCGGGGTCACCAGGTACTAATTCTCCTCGCTTTTACTCTAGCAAAGCCAAAGAAACATCCCCAACCACAGATAATGTGAATGATCAAGATCTTGATCTCGAGCTTCGGCTCGGGCAGAGACCTATGTCATCATAA